A single window of Rubripirellula lacrimiformis DNA harbors:
- a CDS encoding L-histidine N(alpha)-methyltransferase: MTEPANSWLAARETVDRRCRSAELAMQFAAMATADVQMVDLGCGTGANYRYLAPRMKPDVTWLAIDHDAEILESASRSLPTESVQIQRRDLASDFSVFSECPTSAFTASAFLDLVSEAWIRRFVDFVHDRPLLIAMTSTGLPIWDPVDEWDSVINECLERHQRSDHGFGNALGPDAVACLAEQLVGKGSDPKLRSTDWKLSADDTPLMKMLIAGIARRVRCDPGSVAIDEWEERRFEQLDRAELQLTWPHQDLLSVP; encoded by the coding sequence ATGACCGAACCGGCCAACTCTTGGCTTGCCGCCCGTGAGACTGTCGATCGGCGCTGCCGAAGCGCCGAACTGGCAATGCAGTTCGCTGCGATGGCTACGGCCGACGTGCAGATGGTCGACCTGGGGTGCGGTACAGGCGCCAACTATCGATATTTGGCACCTCGGATGAAGCCGGACGTCACCTGGCTAGCCATTGATCACGATGCCGAAATTCTGGAATCCGCTTCACGCTCCCTGCCCACCGAATCCGTTCAAATCCAGCGGCGGGATCTGGCGAGTGATTTTTCTGTTTTCTCGGAATGCCCAACATCGGCATTCACCGCCTCGGCGTTCTTAGACTTGGTCTCGGAAGCCTGGATCCGCCGCTTCGTCGACTTCGTTCACGACCGACCTCTGCTGATCGCAATGACGTCGACGGGACTGCCCATTTGGGACCCGGTCGACGAATGGGACAGCGTGATCAACGAATGCTTGGAACGGCATCAACGCAGTGACCATGGATTTGGAAACGCGTTGGGGCCCGATGCGGTCGCCTGCCTTGCGGAGCAACTTGTCGGCAAAGGATCTGATCCGAAACTACGAAGCACCGATTGGAAGTTATCCGCCGACGACACGCCGCTGATGAAAATGTTGATCGCCGGAATCGCTAGGCGCGTACGCTGCGATCCGGGTTCCGTCGCTATCGATGAATGGGAAGAACGTCGGTTCGAACAACTCGACCGCGCAGAATTGCAACTGACTTGGCCACATCAGGATCTGTTGTCGGTTCCCTAA
- a CDS encoding CoA-binding protein, with protein sequence MNAIDTFLAADSFAVAGASERQHKYGNKVFRALLASGRTTYPLNPVSEQIEGHKAYAKIADLPVVPESISIITPPTVTRQIVSDAIAAGVKNIWMQPGAEDETASRLAREAGLNVIDDGACVLVLLARQ encoded by the coding sequence ATGAACGCTATCGACACGTTCCTTGCCGCAGATAGTTTCGCGGTCGCCGGCGCCTCAGAGCGGCAACACAAATACGGCAACAAGGTGTTTCGAGCGTTGCTGGCGTCCGGTCGTACCACTTACCCGCTGAACCCGGTATCCGAACAGATCGAAGGACACAAAGCCTACGCGAAGATCGCTGACCTTCCCGTCGTGCCCGAATCGATATCGATCATCACGCCACCGACCGTGACTCGCCAAATCGTCTCGGACGCCATCGCAGCCGGCGTCAAAAACATCTGGATGCAGCCTGGGGCAGAAGACGAAACCGCAAGTCGATTGGCTCGCGAAGCTGGGTTGAATGTGATCGACGATGGTGCGTGTGTGCTAGTGCTGCTGGCAAGGCAATGA
- a CDS encoding GNAT family N-acetyltransferase — protein MNPKSSITIRPLRPEDAAACLDLFRDTIHRVCHVDYSAEQRNAWASDQIDSDAWKRRFEDRYSLVACCNGRIEGFTDMTTDGYLDRIFVSADHQRMGIARQMVEALVDYAANACINRVTTESSITAKAFFESQGFQVTQSQSVQCRGVWLDNFKMELRLPKSPT, from the coding sequence GTGAATCCTAAGTCATCGATCACCATCCGGCCGCTTCGGCCAGAAGACGCCGCGGCATGCTTGGACCTGTTTCGCGATACCATCCATCGAGTTTGTCACGTCGACTACTCGGCAGAACAACGAAATGCATGGGCGTCGGATCAAATCGATTCCGACGCGTGGAAGCGACGTTTCGAAGATCGATACAGTTTGGTTGCTTGCTGTAACGGTCGGATCGAAGGATTCACCGACATGACCACCGACGGCTATCTGGATCGGATATTCGTTTCCGCCGATCACCAACGAATGGGAATCGCACGCCAGATGGTCGAAGCGTTGGTCGACTACGCTGCCAACGCGTGTATCAATCGGGTCACAACAGAATCCAGCATCACCGCGAAAGCATTTTTTGAATCGCAAGGATTTCAGGTAACCCAAAGCCAGTCGGTTCAATGTCGCGGAGTCTGGCTGGACAATTTCAAGATGGAACTCCGCTTGCCCAAGTCGCCTACGTAA
- a CDS encoding HD domain-containing protein, translating to MAGQAAGHGVDHVLRVLASARAIHQVVKCDLLIVELAALLHDIGDAKFHDGIERSAEFSRQILGELGADAATIDHVAHIVDNISFRKGESAKPLSLEGQVVQDADRLDALGAIGIVRTIEYGAAFGQPFYVADADTAKTGVGHFHDKLFKLKSLMNTDAARQMAVEREQFMRRFLDQFLAESKH from the coding sequence ATGGCAGGACAGGCCGCCGGGCACGGTGTGGATCATGTCCTTCGTGTGCTCGCGTCGGCTCGGGCGATTCATCAGGTGGTCAAATGCGACTTGTTGATCGTCGAATTAGCCGCGTTGCTACACGATATCGGCGATGCAAAGTTTCATGATGGCATCGAACGTAGCGCCGAGTTTAGTCGGCAGATTCTTGGCGAACTGGGGGCGGATGCTGCGACCATCGATCATGTGGCTCACATCGTCGACAACATCTCTTTCCGCAAAGGCGAAAGTGCCAAGCCATTGTCACTAGAAGGTCAGGTCGTCCAAGACGCCGACCGGTTGGACGCATTGGGGGCGATCGGGATCGTTCGGACCATCGAATACGGTGCTGCCTTCGGTCAACCGTTCTATGTCGCGGATGCCGATACCGCGAAAACGGGGGTCGGTCATTTCCACGACAAACTATTCAAACTGAAATCGCTGATGAACACCGATGCGGCGCGTCAGATGGCCGTCGAACGCGAGCAGTTCATGCGAAGGTTTTTGGATCAGTTTCTGGCTGAATCCAAACACTAG
- a CDS encoding tetratricopeptide repeat protein, translating into MGFRFQSDHEGDSQSHQTPPDPSASGVPASSSTASKAAGSPVAADQTVIDAAWDLYFRGELAAAADLLGTIVDPTHGDRLQLLGLVLHDLGQPYEAADAIEQASLIRPVRDEVRIALASCYAQLRRIDLARELYLQLALPRKLPAPLMLQVAAGLEAIDSPQLAMQVCQWITEQDESVAQAYYDMGFYSARSGHPLYLTEALTHRALQLDPANVHYRIGLVSLLVQLDRDNEAYQAFAKLAPSDIAKVTCVSCLGRIADMLDRQGHPPLSSACRTQADRLRVPKRTTANVDPLNDPLNASPADVARADVARADVARADVARADAARADHPTDSEPSQ; encoded by the coding sequence ATGGGTTTCCGCTTCCAATCGGATCATGAAGGCGATTCACAATCGCACCAAACTCCCCCTGATCCGAGCGCGTCGGGTGTGCCCGCGTCCAGCTCAACCGCGTCCAAAGCGGCGGGGTCGCCGGTGGCGGCCGACCAGACCGTCATCGACGCAGCCTGGGACCTTTATTTCCGCGGCGAACTGGCCGCTGCGGCGGACCTGCTTGGCACCATCGTCGATCCCACCCATGGCGATCGATTGCAGTTGCTCGGATTGGTCCTGCATGATCTGGGCCAACCCTACGAGGCCGCCGACGCGATCGAACAGGCCAGTCTGATCCGCCCGGTGCGCGACGAAGTACGGATCGCATTGGCCTCCTGCTACGCGCAGCTACGCCGAATCGACCTCGCTCGCGAACTGTATTTACAACTGGCGCTGCCGCGAAAGTTGCCAGCCCCGCTGATGCTGCAGGTCGCTGCGGGACTGGAAGCGATCGATTCGCCCCAGCTTGCGATGCAGGTTTGTCAGTGGATCACCGAACAGGACGAAAGCGTCGCGCAAGCCTATTACGACATGGGATTCTATTCCGCTCGCTCCGGACATCCGCTGTACCTGACCGAAGCACTGACACACCGTGCACTGCAACTAGACCCTGCCAACGTGCATTACAGAATCGGGTTGGTGTCGTTGCTGGTTCAATTGGATCGCGATAACGAAGCCTACCAAGCCTTCGCAAAACTGGCTCCGTCCGACATCGCCAAGGTCACCTGCGTTTCATGTTTGGGACGGATCGCGGACATGCTGGACCGTCAAGGGCACCCGCCACTTTCATCCGCTTGCCGTACGCAGGCCGATCGCCTGCGAGTCCCCAAGCGAACAACGGCCAACGTCGATCCATTGAACGATCCATTGAACGCGTCACCTGCGGATGTGGCACGGGCGGATGTGGCACGGGCGGATGTGGCACGGGCGGATGTGGCACGGGCGGATGCGGCACGGGCGGACCATCCCACGGACTCGGAGCCATCCCAATGA
- a CDS encoding tetratricopeptide repeat protein, producing the protein MMSNDTFLSRTEFAAGRYRHAAQFAQYAIAQNPDSAAAWQMLGKSLMQVSDYIGAIDALEHASLLQPLDNADRISLAIAYGAIGRTSLSRDLLMAVATSDRIETLDLLQIATGLEAIDEPRLAMEACRQAGQLSPDSAEVHYQMGHYAQQCGHPVNVGEALIRHAIGLDPDNVHYRIGLSSMLIRLGRKFEAVAVIDRIIPAKLDQVTCLCCLKRIANLFFDCDDLERAKQCAERIATLTAKSPESKVLEISESDS; encoded by the coding sequence ATGATGTCTAACGATACTTTCCTGTCCCGAACCGAATTTGCCGCTGGCCGGTATCGACACGCTGCACAGTTTGCTCAGTACGCGATCGCACAAAATCCCGACAGCGCCGCGGCGTGGCAAATGCTCGGCAAATCGTTGATGCAAGTATCCGATTACATCGGTGCAATCGACGCATTGGAACATGCCAGCTTGTTGCAACCGCTCGACAACGCCGATCGCATTTCGCTTGCGATTGCCTACGGTGCGATTGGGCGGACAAGTTTGTCACGAGACTTGTTGATGGCAGTTGCCACCAGCGATCGCATCGAAACGCTGGACCTGTTGCAAATCGCTACTGGTTTGGAAGCGATTGATGAGCCGCGTCTGGCAATGGAAGCGTGTCGGCAAGCGGGACAGTTGTCGCCCGATAGCGCGGAGGTTCACTACCAAATGGGCCACTACGCACAGCAGTGTGGGCATCCGGTCAACGTTGGCGAGGCGCTGATACGTCACGCGATCGGCTTGGACCCCGACAACGTTCACTATCGAATCGGGCTGTCGTCCATGCTGATCCGGCTGGGACGAAAATTCGAAGCGGTCGCCGTCATCGATCGGATCATTCCGGCCAAGCTCGATCAGGTGACGTGTCTGTGTTGTCTGAAGCGAATCGCCAATCTGTTCTTCGATTGCGATGATTTGGAACGAGCCAAACAGTGCGCCGAAAGAATCGCGACCCTGACTGCCAAGTCTCCAGAATCCAAAGTCCTGGAAATCTCGGAATCCGATTCGTGA
- a CDS encoding response regulator, with protein sequence MNSKAIVVVDDEETDRFLMRRLFDRSGVEADFIEFENGDRFVDAITPSGAGSADLLEKYSAVYVFLDINMPGMSGFDVIGEIERLINFGTFTSQHVPVLVWSSSSNPTDRMNALASSCVSAYVVKPNNMREAETLFLHHVT encoded by the coding sequence ATGAATTCGAAAGCCATCGTCGTTGTCGATGACGAAGAAACAGATCGATTTTTGATGCGCCGCCTTTTCGATCGCTCGGGCGTCGAGGCTGACTTCATCGAGTTCGAGAATGGTGACCGTTTCGTCGACGCCATCACTCCCTCCGGCGCTGGCAGCGCTGATCTGCTGGAAAAATATTCCGCGGTGTATGTCTTCCTGGATATCAATATGCCGGGGATGAGCGGGTTTGATGTGATTGGTGAGATCGAACGATTGATCAATTTTGGCACATTTACGAGCCAGCACGTCCCGGTCTTGGTTTGGTCATCGTCCAGCAATCCGACCGATCGAATGAACGCGTTGGCCAGTTCCTGTGTGAGTGCGTACGTGGTCAAGCCGAACAACATGCGAGAAGCGGAAACGTTGTTCTTGCATCACGTGACATAG
- a CDS encoding protein adenylyltransferase SelO, translating into MHLNVDDRFNRQLPADPIETPSRRQVSGAAFSFVTPRVPSDPKVLHVATDVASMIGLSQDDVQSDSFRRVFSGAELLPGTRPYAMCYGGHQFGQWAGQLGDGRAINLAEVLENGQHFTLQLKGAGETPYSRTADGLAVLRSSVREHLCSEAMHHLGVPTTRSLCLLTTGDSVVRDMMYDGNARPEPGAVVCRVAPSFLRFGNFQILAAQGDVATLQALADYTIEHYFPEIATTSPMRYSELFAIVCQRTADMILHWQRVGFVHGVMNTDNMSIHGETIDYGPYGWLEGFQPDWTPNTTDRSHRRYRFGDQPQIALWNLVQLANALFPLVGEADPLQASVEQFYEQFNEKLTSMQASKIGLDDVVDGDEELVSQLDDVLQLTETDMTIFFRSLANVPKSLDVEQDVEGGLEVIRDAFYAPEEVKDGIRNQWHRWFRSYLNRIRQSRLSDEERRDRMNRVNPKYVLRNYMAQLAIEAAESGDFSLIGDLHSLLLLPYDEQPSQQRWFAKRPDWARHKVGCSMLSCSS; encoded by the coding sequence ATGCATTTGAATGTCGACGACCGTTTCAATCGACAGTTGCCAGCGGATCCGATCGAGACACCATCGCGGCGACAAGTCAGCGGGGCTGCATTTTCATTCGTCACACCTCGTGTGCCCAGCGATCCGAAGGTGCTGCATGTGGCGACGGATGTCGCGTCCATGATCGGATTGTCGCAGGACGATGTTCAAAGCGATTCGTTCCGCCGTGTCTTCAGCGGTGCTGAGCTGTTGCCCGGGACTCGGCCTTATGCGATGTGTTACGGCGGGCATCAGTTCGGACAATGGGCAGGGCAACTTGGGGATGGTCGTGCGATCAACCTAGCGGAAGTGCTGGAAAACGGTCAGCACTTCACGTTGCAGCTGAAAGGTGCCGGCGAAACTCCCTACTCACGAACCGCGGATGGTTTGGCGGTGCTTCGTTCATCCGTTCGTGAACACCTGTGTAGCGAAGCGATGCACCATCTAGGAGTGCCGACAACTCGTTCACTGTGCTTGCTGACCACCGGGGATAGCGTCGTTCGTGACATGATGTACGACGGAAACGCGAGACCGGAACCGGGCGCTGTCGTGTGCCGGGTGGCGCCGAGTTTCCTGCGTTTTGGCAACTTCCAAATTCTGGCCGCGCAGGGCGATGTTGCGACTCTGCAAGCGCTCGCTGACTATACGATCGAGCACTATTTTCCTGAGATCGCAACGACGTCGCCGATGCGGTACAGCGAACTGTTTGCGATCGTGTGTCAGCGAACCGCCGACATGATCCTTCATTGGCAGCGGGTGGGGTTTGTTCACGGTGTGATGAATACAGACAACATGTCGATCCATGGCGAAACGATCGACTATGGCCCCTATGGATGGTTGGAAGGTTTCCAGCCCGATTGGACCCCCAACACCACCGACCGGTCACATCGGCGATACCGGTTCGGAGATCAACCGCAGATTGCGCTTTGGAATCTGGTGCAGTTGGCGAATGCATTGTTCCCACTGGTCGGCGAGGCCGATCCGTTGCAGGCTTCCGTCGAGCAATTCTATGAACAGTTCAATGAGAAGCTGACATCCATGCAAGCTTCGAAGATCGGCTTAGACGACGTCGTCGATGGAGACGAAGAACTGGTTTCTCAGCTTGATGACGTTCTGCAGTTGACGGAGACCGACATGACGATCTTCTTCCGGTCGTTGGCGAATGTGCCCAAGTCGTTGGACGTGGAACAGGATGTGGAAGGTGGTTTGGAAGTGATTCGCGACGCCTTCTATGCTCCCGAAGAAGTCAAAGATGGAATTCGAAACCAGTGGCACCGTTGGTTTCGCAGCTACCTGAATCGAATTCGTCAAAGTCGCCTGTCCGACGAAGAACGACGGGATCGCATGAACCGTGTGAACCCCAAGTATGTGCTCCGCAACTACATGGCTCAGTTGGCGATTGAGGCGGCCGAATCGGGAGATTTCTCTTTGATCGGCGATCTCCATTCGTTGCTGCTTCTTCCCTACGACGAACAGCCCAGCCAGCAGCGTTGGTTCGCAAAACGCCCTGATTGGGCGCGTCACAAGGTCGGCTGTTCGATGTTGTCGTGCAGTTCCTAG
- a CDS encoding hybrid sensor histidine kinase/response regulator: MPHRLNRQRDRILVIDDTEAIHEDFRRILDYDDFDSGLLEMESDLFGDLTAVDDNPSCPRLGTDPVKGPLSVDLDSAFQGQQGYEMVRQAIAESKPYSVAFVDMRMPPGWDGLKTISEILKVDSNIHAVICTAYSDRSWGEILKQLGRSDRVLILKKPFDNVEVSQLVSALTEKVRLGKQAALRMCDLEQMVRLRTEELERANLAREKAQREAMESERQVMHQQKMESLGRLAGGIAHEFQHSLAVIQSHVEIVRDSPAMANQSDECHMLDITLDATQKASEITRRILEFGRTEVLQASDVHVQHAMRNIIEMLSPVFGSQYQTTFTMPTEDLWVECESTLLDQLMMNFCTNSRDAMPDGGRIHVAVTKEPKRDVQTQLPVRGISRVDSGRIDADHSLLIEVTDSGCGISDDNLHRVLDPFFTMKQRGKGTGLGLAMAQSLVQRHGGTIEITSTSGEGTSVKVRLPLLIPSASGAGITPNRTLPSLESAS; the protein is encoded by the coding sequence ATGCCGCATCGTCTTAACCGCCAACGCGATCGCATTCTGGTCATCGACGATACAGAAGCGATTCACGAAGATTTTCGTCGGATCCTTGACTACGACGATTTTGATTCTGGGCTTCTGGAAATGGAATCGGATCTGTTCGGTGACCTGACTGCTGTGGACGATAATCCCAGTTGTCCGCGATTGGGCACCGATCCGGTCAAAGGGCCGCTATCGGTTGACCTGGATTCCGCGTTTCAAGGACAACAAGGCTATGAAATGGTCCGTCAGGCGATCGCGGAATCAAAACCGTATTCGGTTGCCTTTGTGGATATGCGGATGCCGCCGGGCTGGGACGGACTGAAAACGATTTCCGAGATCTTGAAGGTAGACTCGAACATTCATGCGGTGATTTGCACGGCGTATTCAGATCGGTCTTGGGGCGAAATTTTAAAGCAGCTTGGTCGCAGTGATCGTGTGCTGATTCTGAAGAAGCCGTTTGACAACGTCGAGGTTTCGCAGTTGGTCTCTGCATTGACCGAAAAGGTGCGACTGGGAAAACAAGCGGCACTGCGAATGTGCGATTTGGAACAGATGGTTCGATTGCGTACCGAGGAATTGGAACGCGCTAACCTGGCGCGCGAAAAGGCTCAACGGGAAGCGATGGAGTCTGAACGTCAGGTGATGCACCAGCAAAAGATGGAATCGCTGGGCAGACTGGCAGGCGGTATCGCACATGAGTTCCAGCATTCGCTGGCGGTGATTCAAAGCCATGTCGAGATCGTTCGTGATTCGCCGGCGATGGCAAATCAATCGGACGAATGCCATATGTTGGACATCACTTTGGATGCGACTCAGAAGGCAAGTGAGATCACTCGTCGGATTCTAGAGTTCGGACGCACCGAGGTTCTGCAGGCCAGCGATGTTCACGTTCAGCATGCGATGCGGAATATCATCGAGATGCTATCGCCGGTGTTCGGCAGTCAGTACCAGACGACTTTTACCATGCCGACCGAGGATCTTTGGGTTGAATGTGAATCGACGTTGCTGGATCAGTTGATGATGAACTTCTGTACGAATTCACGTGATGCGATGCCCGATGGTGGACGCATCCACGTGGCCGTCACCAAAGAACCAAAACGCGATGTCCAGACGCAGCTTCCGGTGCGAGGAATCAGTCGCGTGGATAGCGGTCGGATCGACGCGGATCACAGCCTGCTGATCGAAGTCACCGACAGCGGATGTGGGATCAGCGACGATAACCTGCACCGCGTCTTGGATCCATTCTTTACGATGAAACAGCGTGGGAAAGGAACCGGATTGGGGCTGGCGATGGCACAATCGTTGGTCCAACGTCACGGCGGAACAATCGAGATCACTTCCACATCCGGCGAGGGGACATCGGTCAAAGTGCGTCTGCCGCTGTTGATTCCGAGCGCAAGCGGCGCTGGCATCACGCCGAATCGAACGCTTCCGTCGCTCGAATCGGCTTCCTAA
- a CDS encoding CHASE sensor domain-containing protein produces the protein MNWFGNLRIRAKLQLLLTLTTISALGITVAAFLINDRRAAREAMADQLEVLSEVVAENSTAAVMFGDREAATEVLRALRSDPSVQLACIFDTQGKPFAAFDRNQRSQADPLAIQIPGDPPRLPDWVETLPRPNKPGLSFHRTTVTQVAAIVEDSESMGFVYLQASTAALGHRTNQNLKVALFAMLAATLVTTVIARRLEQAIAKPIVRLAMAANDISKREDYSVRVVGVNDDEIGLLYSSFNNMLQQIETSRDDLHVARDHLEDRVEQRTAQLTQANVQLTSEIAERARAQREIEELHHQLVDTARRAGMADVATGVLHNVGNILNSVNVSAGLLSDRLAKPPVEKLNRSIELLRLIQTDMDDSGVGEVRPGKLAVYLDSVVGGCTRQAIDVDRELNRLVSNIDHIKKVVASQQSMAKSAGLVLEQSMSSLFEEALQLHDAGLSRHNIRVEAEFEEHPKLLSDKHRILQVLVNLVANAKQAMIGTAKDKRVLRLKVRDIDGVSVRATVQDTGHGISPENLSQVFSYGFTTKVDGHGFGLHASALAAYELGGTLNVESEGEGLGATFCLELPYQNIEEWADAASS, from the coding sequence GTGAATTGGTTTGGGAATCTTCGTATCCGCGCCAAGTTGCAGCTGTTGCTGACGCTGACGACGATCAGTGCGCTCGGGATCACGGTTGCAGCGTTTCTGATCAACGATCGACGCGCTGCCCGCGAAGCGATGGCGGACCAGCTAGAAGTTCTTAGCGAGGTCGTCGCAGAGAATTCCACTGCGGCTGTGATGTTTGGGGATCGCGAGGCTGCGACGGAGGTACTGAGGGCGCTTCGCAGTGATCCATCGGTCCAACTGGCTTGCATCTTTGATACACAGGGAAAGCCGTTTGCCGCGTTTGACCGGAATCAACGAAGTCAAGCTGATCCGCTGGCCATTCAGATTCCGGGCGACCCGCCAAGGCTTCCCGATTGGGTCGAAACGTTGCCCAGACCGAACAAGCCGGGACTTTCCTTCCATCGCACAACGGTCACACAGGTCGCTGCGATTGTAGAGGATTCCGAATCCATGGGATTTGTCTATCTGCAGGCTAGCACCGCAGCACTTGGGCATCGGACCAATCAAAACCTGAAAGTCGCTTTGTTCGCGATGCTAGCCGCAACGCTAGTGACCACGGTCATCGCGCGTCGTTTGGAACAGGCGATCGCGAAACCAATCGTGCGGCTAGCGATGGCGGCAAACGACATTTCCAAACGGGAAGATTATTCTGTGCGAGTGGTGGGGGTGAACGATGATGAAATCGGACTGTTGTATTCGTCGTTCAACAATATGCTGCAACAGATCGAAACCAGTCGAGATGATCTGCATGTGGCTCGGGATCATCTCGAAGATCGAGTCGAACAGCGGACGGCGCAGTTGACACAAGCCAACGTGCAATTGACCAGCGAAATCGCAGAGCGGGCTCGGGCGCAACGAGAAATCGAAGAGCTTCATCATCAATTGGTCGACACTGCGCGACGAGCCGGAATGGCAGACGTCGCCACCGGCGTCTTGCACAACGTGGGGAATATTCTGAACAGCGTCAATGTGTCGGCTGGTCTGCTTTCTGATCGTCTAGCCAAGCCACCTGTTGAAAAACTGAATCGATCGATCGAACTACTGCGTTTGATCCAAACGGACATGGACGACTCCGGTGTTGGCGAAGTGAGGCCTGGGAAGCTGGCCGTGTACCTGGATTCCGTTGTTGGCGGATGCACACGCCAAGCGATCGATGTTGACCGCGAACTGAATCGGCTCGTGTCCAACATCGACCACATCAAAAAAGTGGTCGCATCGCAACAGTCGATGGCGAAGTCCGCCGGTTTGGTGCTAGAGCAATCAATGTCAAGTCTTTTCGAAGAAGCACTTCAGTTGCACGATGCGGGTTTAAGCAGACACAATATTCGCGTTGAAGCCGAGTTCGAAGAACACCCGAAATTATTGTCAGACAAACACCGGATTCTGCAGGTGTTGGTGAACTTGGTTGCCAACGCAAAGCAGGCCATGATCGGGACAGCAAAGGACAAGCGAGTTCTGCGTTTGAAGGTCCGGGATATCGACGGCGTATCGGTGCGGGCAACAGTGCAGGACACGGGCCATGGAATATCCCCGGAAAATTTGTCACAGGTATTCTCGTATGGATTCACGACCAAGGTCGATGGGCACGGGTTCGGGCTGCATGCCAGCGCGCTTGCCGCATACGAGTTGGGTGGAACGTTGAACGTGGAAAGTGAAGGCGAAGGCTTGGGGGCAACGTTTTGCCTAGAACTTCCCTACCAAAATATCGAGGAATGGGCAGATGCCGCATCGTCTTAA
- a CDS encoding YfiR family protein, whose protein sequence is MYKSKHASRVDSSTAQLDIIGQRVHRHPSGWRRALTWIAAVIFVCANLGWADVGRAGGQELRARDASLKAAYIYNIAKYTQWPTGFESSRDSSQLVFAVYGDTPVTAYLYKIAAKKRIRERPIAVTVIAAGDALSHDDAAQLRMAHVLFIPASASDRQREHLIQATSGTSTMLFGETLSSHEGDCVTFYIESNRVKFQIDLAKVTGARVQVSSKVLSLGRVVRNIELVHAQE, encoded by the coding sequence TTGTACAAGTCCAAACACGCAAGCCGGGTCGATTCGTCGACCGCACAACTCGACATCATTGGACAGCGTGTCCATCGCCATCCAAGTGGATGGCGCCGCGCGTTGACGTGGATCGCCGCGGTGATCTTCGTGTGCGCAAATTTGGGCTGGGCCGACGTGGGACGCGCAGGCGGTCAAGAACTGCGAGCGCGCGACGCTTCACTGAAGGCCGCCTATATCTACAACATCGCAAAATACACACAGTGGCCAACCGGATTCGAATCTTCCCGCGATTCAAGTCAGCTTGTTTTCGCCGTCTACGGCGATACTCCCGTCACCGCGTACCTGTACAAGATCGCGGCAAAGAAGCGGATCCGCGAGCGTCCCATCGCGGTCACGGTGATTGCCGCGGGCGACGCGCTTAGCCACGACGACGCCGCACAGCTGCGGATGGCACACGTTCTGTTTATCCCCGCCAGCGCGAGCGACCGCCAGCGGGAACATCTGATTCAGGCGACTTCAGGAACATCGACGATGCTGTTCGGTGAAACTCTGAGTTCTCACGAAGGTGACTGCGTTACCTTCTATATCGAGTCGAATCGCGTCAAGTTTCAGATCGATCTGGCGAAGGTGACCGGTGCCAGGGTCCAAGTCAGTTCCAAGGTCCTCAGTCTAGGGCGAGTCGTTCGGAACATCGAACTTGTTCACGCACAGGAGTAA